One genomic segment of Deinococcus aestuarii includes these proteins:
- a CDS encoding replication initiator protein A, with protein sequence MEKKRRVKPTAPADIDRFDEANSARLGLICVQERIPSDYTRWDVQFVIDNRDARLTCISPSEYGGVPHGLDGDFATILNVMYLEQGAPEDGEVHTTAYQLLQRAGFPDSGQYYASLQESLDRLKGATYTASESWRDHKRQRWTTVKFNIIEQIMADTQGDTSFGSGTSLKVRLARPVVQSIRERYLKPLDMTFVLSLKRSLTRSLYRVLDAHRYDPQHPQAPAEVFRIQLQQWARECKLRETVPARIKRNLESAHTELLERGYLRSVTYEGTRTDTVIVYEFGDLPATAPAPEPVIEVIPDAPVIDALRRYGVAHTVARKLVQDRGEGHVTARLEKFEAMMGAGYRARNKGALLVDVIRDDEGKYLDPRGALPEPGRVVQGARLSELARREAEETERLTTAVEREFLALPPDEQAARAVTQVRLFVGRELREDHLRRLLVALQAGELEPYGLYREVMRAASELRLPEFAEQIRDAYGA encoded by the coding sequence GTGGAGAAGAAACGCAGGGTCAAGCCCACGGCGCCCGCCGACATCGACCGCTTCGATGAGGCCAACTCGGCGCGGCTGGGGCTCATCTGCGTGCAGGAGCGCATTCCGAGCGATTACACCCGCTGGGACGTCCAGTTTGTCATCGACAACCGGGACGCGCGGCTGACCTGCATCTCGCCGAGCGAGTACGGGGGCGTGCCGCACGGCCTGGACGGCGATTTCGCCACGATCCTCAACGTGATGTATCTCGAACAGGGTGCTCCCGAGGACGGCGAGGTCCACACGACGGCCTACCAGCTCCTCCAGCGGGCGGGCTTTCCCGACTCGGGCCAGTACTACGCGTCGTTGCAAGAAAGCCTCGACCGCCTCAAGGGCGCGACGTACACGGCGAGCGAGTCGTGGCGCGACCACAAGCGGCAGCGCTGGACGACCGTCAAGTTCAACATCATCGAGCAGATCATGGCCGACACGCAGGGGGACACGTCCTTCGGGAGCGGCACCAGCCTCAAGGTCCGGCTCGCCCGCCCGGTCGTGCAGAGCATCCGCGAGCGGTATCTCAAGCCGCTCGACATGACCTTCGTCCTCAGCCTCAAGCGCTCGCTGACCCGCAGCCTCTACCGGGTCCTCGACGCCCACCGCTACGACCCCCAACACCCGCAGGCCCCCGCCGAGGTCTTCCGCATCCAGCTCCAGCAGTGGGCCCGCGAGTGCAAGTTGCGCGAGACGGTGCCCGCCCGCATCAAGCGCAACCTGGAAAGCGCCCACACCGAACTGCTCGAACGCGGTTACCTGCGCTCGGTGACCTACGAGGGGACCCGCACCGACACCGTGATCGTCTACGAGTTCGGCGACCTGCCCGCCACCGCGCCCGCCCCCGAGCCCGTCATCGAGGTAATTCCCGACGCCCCCGTAATCGACGCCCTGCGCCGCTACGGGGTGGCGCACACGGTCGCCCGCAAACTCGTTCAGGACCGGGGCGAGGGGCACGTCACCGCGCGGCTGGAAAAGTTCGAGGCGATGATGGGCGCCGGGTACCGGGCCCGCAACAAGGGCGCCCTGCTCGTGGACGTGATTCGCGACGACGAGGGCAAGTACCTTGACCCCCGGGGTGCCTTGCCCGAGCCGGGACGTGTGGTCCAGGGCGCCCGCCTCAGCGAACTCGCCCGCCGCGAGGCGGAGGAGACCGAGCGCCTCACCACCGCCGTCGAGCGCGAGTTCCTGGCCCTACCCCCCGACGAGCAGGCCGCCCGCGCGGTCACGCAGGTGCGGCTCTTCGTGGGGCGCGAACTGCGCGAGGACCACCTGCGGCGCCTGCTGGTCGCCCTGCAAGCGGGTGAGCTGGAGCCCTACGGCCTGTACCGGGAGGTCATGCGCGCCGCCTCCGAACTGCGTCTCCCGGAGTTCGCCGAGCAGATCCGGGACGCCTACGGCGCCTGA
- a CDS encoding ester cyclase, with the protein MTEPREVTLAPVHRFYEMYDTHDPGLLDGLLAPEYVGEVNGRRVVGPEAAKGVIGAFLAAFPDVRYGVEETLVEGHRVLTRWRAVATHLGPFEGVPLSARQVTMTGMTLFHIAGERIAALWTVWDVHGLLEQVRP; encoded by the coding sequence GTGACCGAACCCCGCGAGGTGACCCTGGCTCCCGTTCACCGGTTCTACGAGATGTACGACACCCACGATCCGGGCCTGCTCGACGGCCTGCTGGCCCCGGAGTACGTCGGGGAGGTCAACGGCCGGCGTGTCGTGGGGCCGGAGGCGGCCAAAGGGGTGATCGGCGCGTTTCTCGCCGCCTTCCCCGACGTCCGGTATGGGGTGGAGGAGACCCTGGTCGAGGGCCACCGGGTCCTGACGCGCTGGCGGGCCGTCGCCACCCACCTCGGGCCCTTCGAGGGCGTGCCACTGAGCGCACGTCAGGTCACGATGACCGGCATGACGCTCTTCCACATCGCCGGGGAGCGGATCGCGGCGCTCTGGACCGTGTGGGACGTTCACGGGCTGCTCGAACAGGTGCGCCCGTAG
- a CDS encoding glycoside hydrolase family 140 protein, whose translation MTTGKAARPPNRRWAALALGLLITTGAAQGPGARPAASASPAPATPARLEVSPDGRRLQHADGRPFLYWADTGWELFHRLNRDDARTYLRTRRSQGFTVIQAVALAEMDGLTVPNAQGDLPLAGKDPSRPLTTPGNNPASPGEYDYWDHVDYVVDEAASLGLHVTLLPSWGRWVNDEPIFTPESARSYGAFLGQRYGNKPVIWMLGGDRNPETEAQRAVWRAMADGIEQGSGGRDRALMTYHPRGGKTSAEFFHDEPWLDFNVWQTGHCRDVQEAAQVLSTFGRTPIKPVINAEPVYEDHAVCHDRQNGFTDEVDVRNVAYWSMFAGAAGHAYGHRLIWGFDVYDGDRAWLRALGAPGVRQLEHLKALLASRPAQGRRPDASLVEGGFSGVRPVVALRGPDYAWVYLPDGGAATVSLEGLGRPVLQASWFDPRTGQTTRIGPVTAPGRATFTAPSRGRGEDWLLRLEPL comes from the coding sequence TTGACGACAGGAAAAGCCGCCCGTCCTCCGAACCGGCGGTGGGCGGCCCTCGCCCTGGGCCTGTTGATCACCACGGGGGCGGCGCAGGGCCCGGGCGCCCGTCCCGCCGCTTCCGCCTCCCCTGCCCCGGCGACTCCCGCACGGCTGGAAGTCTCGCCCGACGGGCGGCGGCTGCAACACGCGGACGGGCGGCCCTTCCTGTACTGGGCCGACACCGGCTGGGAGCTGTTTCACCGGCTGAACCGCGACGATGCCCGCACCTACCTCCGCACCCGCCGGAGCCAGGGCTTCACCGTGATCCAGGCGGTCGCCCTGGCCGAGATGGACGGCCTGACGGTGCCCAACGCCCAGGGTGACCTGCCGCTGGCGGGCAAGGACCCCTCGCGCCCGCTGACCACCCCGGGGAACAACCCGGCGTCCCCCGGCGAATACGACTACTGGGACCACGTGGATTACGTCGTGGACGAGGCCGCCTCGCTGGGTCTGCACGTCACGCTGCTGCCGAGCTGGGGGCGCTGGGTGAACGACGAGCCCATCTTCACGCCCGAGTCGGCGCGCAGTTACGGCGCCTTCCTGGGGCAGCGGTACGGGAACAAGCCGGTCATCTGGATGCTGGGCGGGGACCGCAACCCGGAGACCGAGGCGCAGCGCGCGGTCTGGCGGGCGATGGCGGACGGGATCGAGCAGGGGTCCGGGGGCCGTGACCGGGCGCTGATGACCTACCACCCCCGCGGGGGCAAGACCTCGGCGGAATTCTTCCACGACGAGCCCTGGCTCGATTTCAATGTGTGGCAGACCGGGCACTGCCGCGACGTGCAGGAGGCCGCCCAGGTGTTGAGCACTTTCGGGCGCACACCGATCAAGCCGGTGATCAACGCCGAGCCGGTGTACGAGGACCACGCGGTCTGCCACGACCGGCAAAACGGCTTCACCGACGAGGTGGACGTGCGCAACGTCGCGTACTGGAGCATGTTCGCGGGGGCGGCGGGGCACGCTTACGGCCACCGCCTGATCTGGGGCTTCGACGTGTACGACGGGGACCGGGCCTGGCTCCGGGCGCTGGGGGCGCCGGGGGTGCGCCAGTTGGAGCACCTCAAGGCCCTGCTGGCGTCGCGCCCGGCCCAGGGACGGCGGCCCGACGCCAGCCTGGTGGAGGGGGGCTTCTCGGGCGTGCGGCCCGTGGTGGCCCTGCGCGGCCCGGACTACGCGTGGGTGTACCTGCCCGACGGCGGCGCGGCCACGGTGAGCCTCGAAGGCCTGGGGCGCCCTGTGCTGCAAGCGTCGTGGTTCGATCCCCGAACCGGGCAGACCACACGCATCGGCCCCGTCACCGCGCCGGGCCGGGCCACCTTCACGGCCCCGTCACGCGGTCGCGGCGAGGACTGGCTCCTGCGGCTGGAACCCCTCTGA